In the genome of Nitrospira japonica, one region contains:
- a CDS encoding glycoside hydrolase family 15 protein, whose translation MYPYGLIGNCQTSALISSAGAVEWMCAPRPDSPPIFGRLLDPDGGHFSITSPIGSKEPTTTQQYLPNTNILITTVTSPNGDAFQITDFCPRFEQYGRVYRPAALFRLVEPLHGTPAIRVSCQPVSGWDKVPVPPVRGNTHLRYDIRGESLRLLTNMPLTYLCEEIPVALTRKFYFGLTWGLGIEDDLIKVTHDFLDQTARYWRTWVKHCSVPLLHQQEVIRSALALKLHCFEDTGAILAAMTTSLPEEIGAPRNWDYRYCWLRDAYFALTAFNNLGHFEEMEAFLNFLLNIAHTHEHSRDRLRPVYTLSQGLPLPETEHANWAGYRNSVPVRSQNQAADQVQNDAYGEMILTFTPIFFDERFFDLRTKDLDGLLGHLAQLCVRSIGERDAGLWEIRDGWQEHSFTNLLCWAGLERLERIQQAGHLRSIALDLTAGRLRAAQALLRGVQEGSLRNGPSDSSHDAALSQLAILGYPDRHLCESTVLHIVDDLALKRDGTDTGFFYRYVRKDDFGTPESAFVICSFWIAQALARLSRLAEARHILDRVQAAANHVGLFSEHFMPGSNIQSGNFPQSYSHVGMINATFAVSPPWSDVL comes from the coding sequence ATGTACCCCTACGGTCTTATTGGCAATTGTCAGACCTCCGCGTTGATCAGCTCGGCCGGCGCCGTGGAATGGATGTGCGCGCCGCGCCCCGACAGCCCGCCCATATTCGGACGGCTGCTCGATCCCGACGGAGGCCATTTCTCGATCACAAGTCCGATCGGGTCCAAGGAACCCACGACGACTCAGCAGTATCTGCCGAATACCAACATTTTGATCACGACGGTCACCAGCCCCAACGGCGATGCGTTTCAAATCACCGATTTTTGTCCGCGTTTCGAGCAGTACGGCCGCGTCTATCGTCCGGCTGCGCTGTTCCGATTGGTCGAACCGCTGCACGGCACGCCGGCCATCCGGGTCAGCTGTCAACCGGTGTCCGGGTGGGACAAGGTCCCCGTTCCTCCCGTGAGAGGAAACACGCATCTGCGCTATGACATCCGCGGGGAATCCCTGCGGCTGTTGACCAACATGCCGTTGACGTACCTCTGCGAGGAAATTCCGGTCGCGCTGACGCGCAAGTTCTATTTCGGCCTGACCTGGGGACTCGGCATCGAGGACGATCTCATCAAAGTCACCCATGACTTCCTCGACCAGACGGCCCGCTACTGGAGAACCTGGGTCAAGCATTGCTCCGTTCCGTTGCTGCATCAGCAGGAGGTCATCCGCTCCGCCTTGGCCCTGAAGCTTCATTGTTTCGAGGACACGGGCGCCATTCTCGCCGCCATGACCACCAGTCTGCCGGAAGAAATCGGCGCGCCCCGCAACTGGGACTATCGATACTGCTGGCTCCGCGACGCCTATTTCGCCCTGACTGCATTCAACAATCTTGGGCACTTCGAGGAGATGGAAGCCTTTCTGAACTTTCTCCTCAACATCGCCCATACGCATGAACATTCGCGCGACCGGTTGCGGCCCGTCTATACGCTCAGCCAGGGCCTTCCGCTTCCTGAAACCGAACACGCCAACTGGGCCGGCTACCGGAACAGTGTTCCGGTCCGCAGTCAGAATCAGGCCGCCGATCAGGTTCAAAACGACGCCTACGGCGAGATGATCCTGACCTTCACGCCGATTTTTTTCGACGAGCGGTTTTTTGACCTGCGCACCAAGGATCTGGACGGGCTCCTGGGCCACCTGGCGCAATTGTGCGTCCGCAGCATCGGCGAGCGGGACGCGGGTTTGTGGGAAATCCGCGACGGATGGCAGGAGCATTCCTTTACCAATCTGCTCTGCTGGGCCGGGCTGGAACGTCTCGAACGCATTCAACAAGCGGGACACCTCCGTTCGATTGCCCTGGACTTGACCGCCGGCCGACTTCGAGCGGCCCAGGCCTTGCTCCGTGGTGTGCAGGAGGGATCGCTTCGGAACGGTCCAAGTGATTCTAGCCACGACGCGGCTCTCTCGCAACTTGCCATCTTGGGCTATCCTGATCGCCATCTATGCGAATCCACCGTGCTGCACATCGTCGATGATTTGGCGTTGAAGCGCGATGGTACGGACACGGGGTTTTTCTATCGATATGTCCGCAAGGACGACTTCGGAACACCGGAGTCCGCATTCGTGATCTGCTCCTTTTGGATCGCGCAAGCCCTGGCTCGCTTGAGCCGGCTCGCCGAGGCGCGCCATATTCTGGATCGCGTGCAGGCCGCCGCCAATCACGTCGGACTATTCTCGGAACACTTCATGCCCGGATCGAACATTCAGTCGGGAAACTTTCCTCAATCCTATTCTCATGTAGGCATGATCAATGCCACTTTTGCCGTCAGCCCCCCCTGGAGCGACGTTCTCTGA
- a CDS encoding OmpA family protein: protein MIDRFQTVKLVCLCLCLGMLGTTAGCAKRAVSSAGEQQSPASAKAAPVENIVPDKIVTFPDHQPAPPSAAGGSSVAASRLEQPADSAPHQSSPRPESSTGAAAVGDADPVLTDIFFDLDRYTIRADAHSVLDTNAQLINNLSDKSVVIEGHCDERGTQAYNLVLGEKRAKSAKHYLEDLGVPAGKLKIVSYGEVRPSCHQHEERCWQKNRRAHFTTR, encoded by the coding sequence ATGATCGATCGATTCCAGACAGTGAAACTTGTTTGTCTATGCCTCTGCCTCGGTATGCTCGGCACGACTGCCGGCTGTGCCAAGCGTGCCGTTTCCTCAGCCGGCGAGCAGCAATCGCCGGCCTCCGCCAAGGCCGCCCCGGTCGAAAACATTGTGCCGGACAAGATCGTGACGTTCCCCGATCACCAGCCTGCTCCACCTAGTGCGGCCGGCGGTTCTTCGGTCGCCGCATCCCGCTTGGAACAGCCGGCTGACTCAGCACCACATCAGAGCTCCCCGCGGCCTGAATCATCGACAGGTGCCGCTGCGGTAGGGGATGCCGACCCTGTCCTGACCGACATCTTTTTCGACTTGGATCGCTACACAATCAGGGCCGATGCCCATTCCGTCCTCGATACGAATGCCCAGCTGATCAATAACCTGTCGGACAAGTCCGTGGTGATCGAAGGGCATTGCGATGAACGGGGCACTCAGGCCTATAATCTCGTCTTGGGAGAGAAACGCGCCAAATCGGCCAAACATTACCTCGAAGATCTCGGCGTGCCGGCCGGAAAGCTGAAGATCGTGAGCTACGGGGAGGTTCGTCCCTCGTGTCATCAACACGAGGAACGTTGCTGGCAGAAAAACCGCCGGGCGCATTTCACGACACGATGA
- a CDS encoding response regulator yields the protein MAEPYRILLADDHVLVAEGIQKLLEPEFQLVGIVADGRALIAEAAKLQPDIVVVDISLPLLNGLDASAQLKKHQPDLKIIVLTMHSEQNFVTQAFRVGASGYVLKQSVGSELVQAIREVIKGRTFVSPMVAQSLVDQAVNKSSSETSVDAERAFAPTLSSRQREVLQLVAEGKATKEIASILNVSVKTVEFHKTRIMKELRLRTAAELTKYAIAAGLTSIH from the coding sequence ATGGCGGAACCCTATCGCATTCTCTTGGCGGACGATCATGTGTTGGTCGCAGAGGGCATTCAGAAACTGCTCGAGCCGGAGTTTCAATTGGTCGGCATCGTCGCAGACGGTCGCGCGCTCATTGCAGAGGCGGCGAAGCTGCAGCCGGACATTGTCGTCGTCGATATTTCCCTGCCCTTGCTGAACGGTCTTGACGCGTCGGCACAGCTCAAGAAGCACCAGCCGGACCTCAAGATTATCGTGCTGACCATGCATTCGGAGCAAAACTTCGTGACCCAGGCGTTTCGAGTGGGCGCGTCCGGCTACGTACTCAAACAGTCCGTCGGATCGGAATTGGTCCAGGCGATCCGCGAGGTCATCAAAGGCCGGACATTCGTGTCGCCGATGGTTGCGCAGAGTCTGGTCGATCAGGCGGTCAACAAGTCCTCGAGCGAGACCTCCGTCGATGCAGAGCGCGCCTTCGCGCCGACTCTGAGCTCACGTCAGCGCGAGGTATTGCAGCTCGTGGCTGAGGGTAAGGCGACCAAGGAGATCGCGTCTATCTTGAACGTCTCCGTTAAAACGGTCGAGTTCCACAAAACCAGGATCATGAAAGAGTTGCGCTTGAGGACGGCAGCCGAGTTGACGAAGTACGCCATTGCCGCGGGATTGACGTCGATCCACTAA